Genomic window (Ctenopharyngodon idella isolate HZGC_01 chromosome 20, HZGC01, whole genome shotgun sequence):
ttttttttcatttgcctTCATGGAAGGTGAGATGTTTTCTACAAAGAGAGGGAGTGAACAAGACATTATTTTGCCTAAAACAGACAGTCTAGTGTCCCAGTCTCAAATTTCAAGCTTAAAAACGTcaccaaaagacaaaaaaatctgaacaattatttttgtacaacatttgcccTAGAGGAAACCCTCTAAATgacattatataataaaatgtggtAAGTGAGAGGTGTATTTGGGGCATGGCTATTTGTATCAGATAACAGTAGGTACATGCACACAGACAAACTCCAAACTCTGTCACTTAGACCTCCTAAAAGGCAGAAAAGCAGAAAAGACATAACATTCAAAAACCATAGATCATTTGCAGGATTTTGACATTAAGTGTTCTAGACTTTCAAGTGTAAAATACAGTACAGTAGTCCCAGTGTGAATTTCAGTCAAAACCAAATTCTAATGCCTTCACAAATATCATGTGAATGATATGTTACCATAAACCAGTGACGTACAGAATATTACCATGATAAGACTCAATACATTTGTGCGTATAGAGTATGAATGATGATTTCTCTTTTGCACTCTTAGCCATAAACATACTTCCTCCAATCCTGGCCTTTTATAAAGTGCACATGCCAGACAAAATCACTGTAGTATTAACTGTCTgtagtatcttttttttttttataagacaACAGCCAAAAGACAGTTAAAAGGAGGAGGAGcagtatttttaatgtgttgtaTGATGTTTTAGCTTGAGGTAAACAGGTAACAGACATTGTACAGTACGGTATGTGACTGTAATATTAAACAGATGTGTAGTTGTTCAGGTACAACAGTATTGGTCCAGTTTGTCACCACGGCACCAGGAGAGCCAATGATCACTTCTGcagaaaacattaaaagtaatgttatCCACAAGTGAAGTTAATCATTTGAGACAGTCAATGACATACAAAGTGCAGTCAATtgagttttatcatttattgTTATTGGGTAATTGTTAAAGACACAATGAAAAGGAAGTAGCAACAGATCTTTTTTTCCTAACCCTATGCATGGATTTTCTATGTGGTTTGGCCGATCATCCACACGCAAATGCAGTATCTGGTCACTGAAACCGAACATTATTGAAAACTCCTgccagggtgaagatttttagaaactcAGGTTACAGTCTTGTTGTGTAGATGGTGAAACCAGAGATTTTGGCTTGTGACGTCGGAACTGGAACCAGTAATAATCTTTTTtccaggcttctgattggccaacatggctttacGGTTAGGGCTATATCACCACCTGTTGGTTTGGCATGCTCTTGACATTGTGTTTTTGCGTTGTGGACTAGGCCTGTGAGCGTCTGTGTGCATCTCTTACCGGTTTAGCCCTCTGGAGGAGGGGCATGTGAAGAGTGACACTTGTTTTTCTGTGAGGGAAACACACTCATTAATTACCTTCATTTACATTAATTCACTAATGCACTAATTTAGCCACAAACGCTGTTATTAACCTTATGGTGAAGACGGAAGTGAAGCGCTCGGTCTGAAAGCCATGGGTGTTTCAGGGACTGGGATGCACTCATTCTCCAACTgtgcaaaaaaagaaatgtgcatcaaaacacaaacatactgataactttttagaattaaaaaaagctattttttgtcagatttagccCATTTCTGGGGACACAAACCTTTTGCTCTTCACAAGCAGGCGTGTGATGAAGTCTTTGGCCTCCTCAGAGATGTCGGCAAACTCTGCCTCTTCAAAACTCCACTGACATGCCAGGATGTTATTTAGTGTCTCATTATCATCCTCACCCAGGAACGGAGACAAGCCACTGAGCCTAGAAACACAAACATAAGTACGTTGTTTTCACAAAACTCCCTCTTTTTGTATAATTATGATTGTTCATTGATGTTTGCAGACTCACAGCATATAAGTGATGACACCTAAACTCCACATATCGGTTGGGAATGAGACAAATTCATAGTTGATGACCTCAGGAGCCAGGAACTCAGGCGTACCAAAGTTCACCCTCAACTTTTCCCTGGGTTTATATCTGAAAGGAAGAtgaagaacaaatcaatgtgaGAAAAACAGTAGATTCATGAAGATGGGCAGAAAGAAAGTAACTGTAAACACAGACACAGATACAAATACTAACCTCCTTGCAAGCCCAAAGTCGATTATCTTGACCTTGTTTGTTTCTCGACTGACACAGAGAATGTTTTCAGGCTATTGacacagtaaaaatgtattcagacttCTTGTTCTTCTTATGCAGCTGTTtcaattacatattatttaaaataatgtgtttggTACCTTTAGGTCAAGGTGTAATATATACATCTTGTGCATATACTGAAGCCCTTCACTGATCTGCCTGATGAACAGCACCGTGTCCAACTCGGTCAGCTTATAGTTCTCATCTATGATCCGGTCAAACAGCTCTCCACCATCAACACTAGGGGGCGCACAATACATGTTAGCAGCACATTCTGAAGTGATTTCTAAATATGCTAGGAGAAAGAAAGCATGAATGAGATTTAGTGAGAGAggctgtctgtgtctgtgtttgtaaCTTACTACTCCATCACTAGAATGATTTCATGTCGAGATTCAAAGGCGGCGTAGAGCTGGATCAGATTGGCATGATTCAACTGGTTCATCACTTCAATCTCACACTTTACTACCTCCTGACAACACAAGTGTGTGTAAAATAATTACTATACAATTATAATGGTAGCAGCGGTTCTCACTGTTTGTGGACCAGTGTTGTTAACTAaatctaaaactattaaaataatttctgttaattgaaatacagctgaaataacaaaataaaaatatttatatttattactaAATACTCATAAATGTCAATAAATACTATGATAGTACATAAATTACTGACTCTGCACTACAATGACACAGTTGTGGGTCACCAAGTGGTCCATAAGTTGATTGGctgataaaaactaaaacttaaaaggattagttcacttcagaattaaaatttcctgataatttactcacccccatgtcatccaagatgtttatgtctttctttcctcagtcgaaaagaaattatggcttatgaggaaaacattccaggatttttctccatatagtggacttcagtggggtacatcgggttgaaggtccaaattgcagtttaaatgcatcttcaaagggctctacacgatcccagatgaggaataagggtcttatctagcgaaatgattggtcattttctaaaaaattaaaaatgtatatactttttaaccacaaatgctcatcttgcactgctctgcaatgcgccacgcattacctAATCACGTTgtaaaggtcacacgtgacgtaggcagaagtactgcAGTAGAGGGAACAActacatctcattttctcctccaacttcaaaattgttcaacatcgttgttttacctttttgtaaaggctgtttgtAAACTTCCgtctacatcacgcgtgacctttccaacatgattatgtaatgcgttgcgcatcgcagagcagtgcaagacgagcatttgtgcatttaaaaagtatataatataaaataaattgactgatcgtttcgctagataagacccttattcctcggctgggatcgtgtagagacCTTTAAAGCTATTTTTATACTGCAATTTGGatcttcaacccgttggtagcattgaagtccactatatggagaaaaatcctggaatgttttctttaaaaaccttaatttctttttgactaaaGAAAGACagatataaacatcttggattacatgggggtgagtaaattatcaggaaattttaattcggaagtgaactaatcctttaactgaaAATTTCGAGAACCACTTCCTTGAAGTCACAGTACTGATATCTTAAAATGGACACAGGCATTTACCTTCTCTTTCTGACTCCTGGCTTTGATGATCTTGGCTGCTAATATGAGGCCAGAAGTTTTCTCTACACATTTGTGCACCATGCCAAAGCGTCCTCTATTACAATCAAgacaataataacaattaaaaaaaaaaaaaacaccgaTTTAATTCACAAACCCAATCCATTTAATATGTGTAAATTCCCACATTCTTTGTAAGACCGCAGAGGAAATTCACTTTAATCTCTTGTCTCTAGCTA
Coding sequences:
- the mylk4b gene encoding myosin light chain kinase family member 4 isoform X3, yielding MRFREKDGKEKSKVYSKGLKTLKKKKPLDASDLVQASFEEVQKLNQQNSQLSQCTTETAAGTAAHLDLIEEEQKEESYKERKDDKQQAAVEDEAREQEIDAELLQIKEEDKKEEEESSKKEEAIWLSEESQLAAPNSSGQTDESITVTPDSSEENPEITFSTKRHVADETLTDDLKKSRVEEASEEEDKELKEEEEAGLEAAEVGPERPDEGTEDERKDAESVIDEYVIDSSPPPPAPFEHRLVTPKTHQITSYYTINKEEVLGGGRFGMVHKCVEKTSGLILAAKIIKARSQKEKEVVKCEIEVMNQLNHANLIQLYAAFESRHEIILVMEYVDGGELFDRIIDENYKLTELDTVLFIRQISEGLQYMHKMYILHLDLKPENILCVSRETNKVKIIDFGLARRYKPREKLRVNFGTPEFLAPEVINYEFVSFPTDMWSLGVITYMLLSGLSPFLGEDDNETLNNILACQWSFEEAEFADISEEAKDFITRLLVKSKSWRMSASQSLKHPWLSDRALHFRLHHKKNKCHSSHAPPPEG